The following proteins are encoded in a genomic region of Bosea beijingensis:
- the kduD gene encoding 2-dehydro-3-deoxy-D-gluconate 5-dehydrogenase KduD, which translates to MAAPFDLTGRTAIVTGANTGLGQAIAVALAEAGAGIVAVGRSSMAETKALVAATGKPFHEVAADLATVEPIARIVEEAAAAAEADGSRLGILVNNAGIIRRADAIDFTEADWDAVMDVNLKSTFFLTQGVARRMLADGKGGKVINIASLLSFQGGIRIPSYTASKSGLAGLTRLLACEWAGRGINVNAIAPGYFVTNNTEALRADPARNEAILARIPAGHWGKPQEIGGAAVFLASAAAAYIHGVVLPVDGGWLAR; encoded by the coding sequence ATGGCCGCTCCCTTCGATCTGACCGGCCGGACCGCCATCGTCACCGGGGCCAATACGGGCCTCGGTCAGGCGATCGCGGTCGCGCTCGCTGAGGCCGGCGCCGGCATCGTCGCAGTCGGCCGCTCCAGCATGGCCGAGACCAAGGCGCTGGTCGCAGCGACCGGCAAGCCCTTCCATGAGGTCGCCGCCGATCTCGCGACCGTGGAGCCGATCGCGCGCATCGTGGAAGAGGCCGCCGCCGCCGCAGAAGCCGATGGCTCACGCCTCGGCATCCTCGTTAACAATGCCGGCATCATCCGCCGCGCCGACGCGATCGACTTCACCGAGGCCGACTGGGACGCGGTGATGGACGTCAACCTGAAATCGACCTTCTTCCTGACGCAAGGCGTGGCCAGACGCATGCTCGCCGACGGCAAGGGCGGCAAGGTCATCAACATCGCTTCGCTGCTCTCCTTCCAGGGCGGCATCCGCATTCCCTCCTACACCGCTTCCAAGAGCGGGCTGGCGGGGCTGACGCGTCTGCTCGCCTGCGAATGGGCAGGCAGAGGCATCAACGTCAACGCCATCGCGCCGGGCTATTTCGTGACGAACAATACCGAGGCCCTGCGCGCCGATCCCGCCCGCAACGAGGCGATTCTCGCCCGCATTCCGGCCGGGCACTGGGGCAAGCCGCAGGAGATCGGCGGGGCGGCCGTGTTCCTCGCCTCCGCCGCCGCCGCTTACATCCACGGCGTGGTGCTGCCGGTCGATGGCGGCTGGCTCGCGCGCTGA
- a CDS encoding LysR family transcriptional regulator yields the protein MLDSRRLTYFINACEKGSLTGGANASFVTQPVLTYHIAELEKTVGERLLHRRPDGVVPTDAGIVLLAHAKRVMEAMRATELAMRERKSQPTGIVTIGFLASIAPAVASRIARECKERFPGIQLQLSEGTSLYLRKGVDDGSLDLAVNLRERGAASSQSILFEDLYVFARPNLIDLRKPTIALADVLQHRLLLPPRGHVVRELVEEAAEKHGLTIRIEAEVEGFPTLKSLIRDAFAPGILGYGSIKSDMDNGRFQGAKIVKPTIQRELVLDEGANVRFPKVVAELRSIVTRAVRELAQ from the coding sequence ATGCTCGACAGCCGACGGCTGACCTATTTCATCAATGCCTGCGAAAAGGGCTCGCTGACGGGCGGCGCCAATGCGTCGTTCGTGACCCAGCCTGTCCTGACCTATCACATCGCCGAACTCGAAAAGACGGTGGGCGAGCGCCTCCTGCATCGGCGCCCCGACGGCGTCGTGCCGACCGATGCCGGCATCGTGCTGCTCGCGCATGCCAAGCGCGTGATGGAAGCCATGCGTGCGACCGAGCTGGCGATGCGCGAGCGCAAGAGCCAGCCGACGGGGATCGTCACCATCGGGTTCCTGGCCTCGATCGCCCCCGCGGTGGCGTCGCGGATCGCGCGGGAATGCAAGGAGCGCTTCCCGGGCATCCAGTTGCAGCTCAGCGAAGGCACCAGCCTCTATCTGCGCAAGGGCGTCGACGACGGCAGCCTCGATCTCGCCGTGAACCTGCGCGAGCGCGGGGCCGCTTCGTCGCAATCGATCCTGTTCGAGGATCTCTATGTCTTCGCACGGCCAAACCTGATCGACCTGAGAAAGCCGACCATCGCACTTGCCGATGTGCTGCAGCACCGGCTTCTTCTGCCGCCGCGCGGGCATGTCGTGCGCGAACTGGTCGAGGAGGCTGCGGAGAAGCACGGGCTGACCATCCGGATCGAGGCCGAGGTGGAAGGCTTCCCGACGCTCAAGAGCCTGATCCGGGACGCGTTCGCTCCGGGCATTCTCGGCTACGGATCGATCAAGTCGGATATGGACAACGGCCGCTTCCAGGGCGCGAAGATCGTGAAGCCGACCATCCAGCGCGAGCTGGTGCTGGACGAGGGAGCGAACGTGCGCTTTCCGAAGGTGGTCGCCGAGTTGAGAAGCATCGTGACGCGGGCGGTGCGCGAATTGGCGCAATAG
- a CDS encoding cupin domain-containing protein — protein sequence MDRKNEPFAHDADLAWEPAGEGVTRKILTYRDEVMMVRVRFEAGAVGPAHSHPHIQCSLVESGAFDITISGRTERLVAGDSFTVPPDAIHGAVNIEAGTLVDVFTPMRQDFVKA from the coding sequence ATGGACCGCAAGAACGAGCCTTTCGCCCATGATGCCGACCTCGCCTGGGAGCCGGCCGGCGAAGGCGTGACGCGCAAGATCCTGACCTATCGCGACGAGGTCATGATGGTGCGGGTGCGCTTCGAGGCCGGCGCGGTCGGCCCGGCCCACAGCCACCCACATATCCAGTGCTCGCTGGTCGAGAGCGGCGCCTTCGACATCACCATCTCCGGCCGCACGGAACGTCTCGTCGCCGGCGACAGCTTCACCGTTCCGCCCGATGCGATCCATGGAGCCGTCAATATCGAGGCTGGAACGCTTGTCGACGTCTTCACGCCCATGCGCCAGGACTTTGTGAAGGCATAA
- a CDS encoding TRAP transporter small permease, with protein MRAFAAFLTRLDAKLSLFALIAAGAGLVLMTVMVAWGVFGRYVLNDTPIWVEAGSLFLMSWFILLGAAVGVRESDHLGFEVGLVMSPPPMRAALIVIGEALVCAFGLAMLGYGWQLAAGTWADRMPIIGISRGWDYVPIAAGGALIALFALEKLLLFITGEQQAPLGFVHFGESQEA; from the coding sequence ATGCGCGCTTTCGCAGCCTTTCTGACACGCCTCGATGCCAAGCTCAGCCTGTTCGCGCTGATCGCCGCCGGGGCCGGCCTCGTCCTGATGACCGTGATGGTCGCCTGGGGCGTGTTCGGTCGCTATGTGCTCAACGACACGCCGATCTGGGTCGAAGCCGGATCGCTCTTCCTGATGTCCTGGTTCATCCTGCTCGGTGCCGCTGTAGGCGTGCGCGAGAGCGACCATCTCGGCTTCGAGGTCGGGCTGGTGATGTCGCCGCCGCCGATGCGAGCCGCGCTGATCGTCATCGGCGAGGCCCTTGTCTGCGCCTTCGGCCTCGCCATGCTCGGCTATGGCTGGCAGCTCGCCGCCGGCACCTGGGCCGACCGCATGCCGATCATCGGCATATCCCGCGGCTGGGACTATGTGCCGATCGCGGCGGGCGGCGCGCTGATCGCGCTCTTCGCACTGGAAAAGCTCCTTCTCTTCATCACCGGCGAGCAGCAGGCGCCGCTCGGCTTCGTCCATTTCGGCGAAAGCCAGGAGGCCTGA
- a CDS encoding ABC transporter substrate-binding protein, which translates to MKTVAFLRAVLVASIAALLPLGAVSPVAAQAEVPAEVIAAAKAEGKLTIYTSAVDAEMQEIAGQFEKAYPGIKMEWLRFPSTTLFTRFVGEQNAKIYTADVLFSGSTQLYQQQPELFRPLTPELVPNVKALRVPAKNGNYAVAEIVPHAVSYNSGLVSKADIEKHLKSWAGLADPRWKGKIALVDPKISTNVVSWLINMRETYGEAWVKGVIANQFKVVGTGTSGAQQVAAGAFQIVVPTVQSHSADVRAQGAPLVVYTPEGPSHGLEQGLAIPANAPHPNAARLYANWKLGRDSAALICKNLGVPNVEPPAGTQCAALSPQHVGSNDTLNAEQQREIMAQFGLKP; encoded by the coding sequence ATGAAGACCGTAGCCTTCCTGCGCGCCGTTCTGGTCGCATCCATCGCCGCGCTCCTTCCGCTCGGTGCCGTGTCTCCGGTGGCGGCCCAGGCGGAGGTCCCGGCGGAGGTCATCGCCGCCGCCAAGGCGGAGGGCAAGCTCACGATCTACACCTCGGCCGTCGATGCCGAGATGCAGGAGATCGCCGGCCAGTTCGAGAAGGCCTATCCCGGCATCAAGATGGAATGGCTGCGCTTCCCGTCGACGACGCTGTTCACCCGCTTCGTCGGCGAGCAGAACGCCAAGATCTACACCGCCGACGTGCTGTTCTCCGGCTCGACGCAGCTCTACCAGCAGCAGCCTGAATTGTTCCGGCCGCTGACGCCGGAGCTGGTGCCGAACGTCAAGGCGCTGCGCGTGCCTGCCAAGAACGGCAACTATGCCGTGGCCGAGATCGTGCCTCATGCCGTCAGCTACAATTCCGGCCTGGTCTCCAAGGCGGATATCGAAAAGCACCTGAAGAGCTGGGCCGGCCTCGCCGATCCGCGCTGGAAGGGCAAGATCGCGCTGGTCGATCCGAAGATATCGACCAATGTCGTGTCCTGGCTGATCAACATGCGCGAGACCTATGGCGAGGCCTGGGTCAAGGGCGTGATCGCCAACCAGTTCAAGGTCGTCGGCACCGGCACCTCGGGTGCGCAGCAGGTCGCGGCCGGCGCCTTCCAGATCGTGGTGCCGACGGTGCAGAGCCACAGTGCCGACGTCCGGGCGCAAGGCGCGCCGCTCGTCGTCTACACGCCGGAAGGGCCGTCGCACGGCCTCGAGCAGGGGCTCGCCATTCCCGCCAACGCACCGCATCCCAACGCCGCCCGCCTCTATGCCAACTGGAAGCTCGGCCGGGACAGCGCGGCGCTGATCTGCAAGAATCTCGGCGTCCCCAATGTCGAGCCGCCGGCCGGCACCCAGTGCGCCGCGCTCTCGCCCCAGCATGTCGGCTCGAACGATACGCTGAACGCCGAGCAGCAGCGCGAGATCATGGCGCAGTTCGGGCTCAAGCCCTGA
- a CDS encoding GntR family transcriptional regulator, with the protein MLRYGTQQAVEVFDLSLSLASPALAPGASAAGRVEAELRRAIVALELPPGTRLSEQEIALKYGVSRQPVREALIALARTRLVDVQPQRGTVVVKFSVRKMMEARFVREAVEVAIVREACTAFSPQSRHRIADLLDVQEKAAQRNDHASFQRYDELFHIELSEGVGMPLAWEAIRDIKAHMDRVCQLTLPGAAVMLPLVEQHRSIMAAIDAQDAPTAASAMRHHLTEILRALPKTEASYPDLFES; encoded by the coding sequence ATGTTGCGGTATGGCACGCAACAGGCTGTGGAGGTTTTTGACTTGAGCCTTTCGTTGGCGTCCCCCGCCCTCGCTCCGGGCGCTTCGGCGGCCGGGCGCGTCGAAGCCGAGTTGCGCCGGGCGATCGTCGCGCTGGAGTTGCCGCCGGGTACGCGCCTGTCGGAGCAGGAGATCGCGTTGAAGTACGGCGTTTCGCGTCAGCCGGTACGCGAGGCCTTGATCGCTCTCGCCAGGACGCGGCTCGTCGACGTGCAGCCGCAGCGCGGCACGGTCGTGGTCAAGTTCTCGGTCCGCAAGATGATGGAGGCACGTTTCGTGCGCGAGGCGGTCGAGGTTGCGATCGTGCGCGAGGCCTGTACGGCCTTCTCACCCCAGAGCAGGCACCGAATCGCCGACCTTCTCGATGTCCAGGAGAAGGCGGCCCAGCGGAATGATCACGCCTCGTTCCAGCGCTATGACGAACTCTTCCACATCGAGTTGTCGGAGGGCGTCGGCATGCCCCTGGCCTGGGAGGCCATCCGGGACATCAAAGCGCATATGGACCGCGTATGTCAGCTAACCCTGCCCGGCGCGGCGGTGATGCTGCCGCTGGTCGAGCAGCACAGGAGCATCATGGCGGCGATCGATGCGCAGGACGCTCCCACGGCGGCAAGCGCCATGCGCCATCACCTGACCGAAATTCTCCGGGCACTCCCCAAGACGGAAGCCAGTTACCCGGACTTGTTCGAGAGCTGA
- a CDS encoding TRAP transporter large permease — protein sequence MELWILFGVFSVLLLIGVPVAFCLGIASVATVAYMGLPPVVVFQQMNSGMNAFAMMAIPFFIYAGDLMIRGGIAERLIQMAASLVGHLRGGLGQVNVVTCTLFGGISGSAVADASAVGGLMIPQMKKRGYDADYAVNVTANAAIIALLIPPSHNMIIYSLSAGGNLSIADLFTAGIVPGLMLCGALMFAAWAVAVKRGYPREPFPGFATVGRYVVLALPGILLIGIIFGGVRSGVFTATESSCVAVVYAILVTIFVYRQLTWTAFVEATLGAVRTTAMVLLVIGTAGAFGWLMAFLQVPQATIAAMKAVSDNPIVILLMINLILLVLGTFMDMAPMIIICTPIFLPVVKAFGVDPIHFGVILILNAGIGLNTPPVGSVQFVACAIGRISIGESMRTIWPFYGASVAVLLLVTYVPGLSLWLPRLFH from the coding sequence ATGGAACTCTGGATTCTCTTCGGCGTCTTCTCGGTCCTGCTGCTGATCGGCGTGCCCGTCGCCTTCTGTCTCGGCATCGCCTCGGTCGCCACCGTTGCCTATATGGGCCTGCCCCCGGTCGTCGTCTTCCAGCAGATGAATTCCGGCATGAACGCCTTCGCCATGATGGCGATCCCGTTCTTCATCTATGCCGGCGACCTGATGATCCGCGGCGGCATCGCCGAGCGCCTGATCCAGATGGCGGCGAGCCTCGTCGGCCATCTGCGCGGCGGCCTCGGCCAGGTCAATGTCGTGACCTGCACGCTCTTCGGCGGCATCTCCGGCTCGGCCGTGGCCGATGCCTCGGCGGTCGGCGGCCTGATGATCCCGCAGATGAAAAAGCGCGGTTACGACGCCGACTACGCCGTCAACGTCACCGCCAACGCGGCGATCATCGCGCTCCTGATCCCGCCATCGCACAACATGATCATCTATTCGCTCTCGGCTGGCGGCAATCTCTCGATCGCCGATCTGTTCACCGCGGGCATCGTGCCGGGCCTCATGCTCTGCGGCGCATTGATGTTCGCGGCCTGGGCGGTCGCGGTGAAGCGCGGCTATCCGCGCGAACCGTTTCCAGGCTTTGCCACCGTCGGGCGTTACGTCGTGCTGGCGCTGCCCGGCATCCTCTTGATCGGCATCATCTTCGGCGGCGTCCGCTCCGGTGTCTTCACTGCGACGGAATCCTCCTGCGTCGCCGTGGTCTATGCCATCCTCGTCACCATCTTCGTCTATCGCCAGCTCACCTGGACGGCCTTCGTCGAGGCGACCCTGGGCGCGGTACGCACCACCGCGATGGTGCTGCTGGTGATCGGCACGGCCGGCGCCTTCGGCTGGCTGATGGCCTTCCTGCAGGTGCCGCAGGCGACGATCGCCGCGATGAAGGCGGTCTCGGACAATCCGATCGTCATCCTGCTGATGATCAACCTGATCCTGCTGGTGCTCGGCACCTTCATGGACATGGCGCCGATGATCATCATCTGCACGCCGATCTTCCTGCCGGTGGTGAAGGCCTTCGGCGTCGATCCCATCCATTTCGGCGTGATCCTGATCCTCAACGCCGGCATCGGCCTCAACACCCCCCCGGTCGGCTCGGTGCAGTTCGTCGCCTGCGCCATCGGCCGCATCTCCATCGGCGAGTCCATGCGCACGATCTGGCCGTTCTACGGCGCCAGCGTCGCCGTGCTCCTGCTCGTCACCTATGTGCCCGGCCTGTCGCTCTGGCTGCCGCGCCTGTTCCACTGA
- a CDS encoding ABC transporter permease has product MTIQDRTGMDEGRAGLPRILQPLNLLTGLCFAALALLIVFPLGRMFLSTLLPGGVPNVAAVSSLLEQPWLLPVLGNTLIAVGISTVLAVAVGAIFAWLNERTDASLGIFGTILPVIPLLLPSVALTIGWVFIAAPNVGLMNGVLNWLLGPEVFQVNIYTWFGLIWVYTIHGVPYAYLVVSAAIKNLDPALEEASRISGAGILRTLFRVSLPAIMPALAGSCLLVVISGLGTYSIPAIIATTAEISVLPTQIVHLLVKDYPPKLADAQLLGLIMLMVVFGFWFLQKKISSSGHFVTVGGRAGGGSLLPLGRWRLPARVLMWLYIAMASVLPMAALLLVAVQRFWSPVIDPSKFTLFHFEQVLFVNRVTFASFRNSLLLAGTGATIAMFIAILTAIYASFRGGITGKVVDLVIKSPATIPNLVISLAFLITFSGAPFFLSSTLTILLIAFIVMYIPPGSIAAASALTQVGTDLREASYIAGAGEGRTIRRIVFPIALSGFAAGWTLVFVHMMGDLSASALLAGVGTPVIGFAILTIWETGSFGLLAAFSTIMCLLNAIVVGAMMLFVRSRSWR; this is encoded by the coding sequence GTGACGATCCAGGACCGCACCGGCATGGACGAGGGCAGGGCGGGTCTGCCTCGGATTCTGCAGCCGCTCAACCTGCTGACCGGGCTCTGTTTCGCGGCGCTTGCCCTGCTGATCGTCTTCCCGCTCGGGCGGATGTTCCTCAGCACGCTCCTGCCTGGCGGCGTGCCCAATGTCGCGGCAGTATCCTCATTGCTGGAGCAGCCCTGGCTGCTGCCGGTGCTCGGCAACACCCTGATCGCGGTCGGCATCAGCACGGTGCTGGCGGTGGCGGTCGGGGCGATCTTCGCCTGGCTGAACGAGCGCACGGATGCCAGCCTCGGCATCTTCGGCACGATCCTTCCGGTGATCCCGCTGTTGCTGCCCAGCGTGGCGCTGACGATCGGCTGGGTCTTCATCGCCGCGCCGAATGTCGGCCTGATGAACGGCGTGCTCAACTGGCTGCTCGGCCCGGAGGTCTTCCAGGTCAATATCTACACCTGGTTCGGGCTGATCTGGGTCTACACGATCCATGGCGTGCCTTACGCCTACCTGGTCGTCTCGGCCGCCATCAAGAACCTCGATCCGGCACTGGAGGAGGCCTCGCGCATCAGCGGCGCCGGCATTCTGCGCACGCTGTTCCGGGTCTCTCTGCCGGCGATCATGCCGGCTCTGGCCGGCTCATGCCTGCTCGTCGTGATTTCCGGCCTCGGCACCTATTCGATCCCGGCGATCATCGCGACCACCGCCGAGATCAGCGTGCTGCCGACGCAGATCGTGCATCTCCTGGTCAAGGACTACCCGCCGAAGCTGGCCGATGCGCAATTGCTCGGCCTGATCATGCTGATGGTCGTGTTCGGCTTCTGGTTCCTGCAGAAGAAGATTTCCTCCTCAGGCCATTTCGTCACGGTCGGCGGGCGGGCCGGCGGGGGCTCGCTGCTGCCGCTCGGCCGGTGGCGCCTGCCGGCGCGGGTCCTGATGTGGCTCTACATCGCCATGGCCTCAGTGCTGCCGATGGCTGCACTTCTGCTGGTCGCGGTCCAGCGCTTCTGGTCGCCGGTCATCGACCCCTCGAAATTCACGCTCTTCCATTTCGAGCAGGTGCTCTTCGTCAACCGGGTGACTTTCGCTTCGTTCCGCAACAGCCTGCTGCTTGCCGGCACCGGCGCGACCATCGCGATGTTCATCGCGATCCTGACTGCGATCTACGCCTCCTTCCGCGGCGGCATCACCGGCAAGGTCGTCGATCTCGTCATCAAGTCGCCGGCGACCATCCCCAACCTCGTGATCTCGCTGGCCTTCCTGATCACCTTCAGCGGCGCGCCGTTCTTCCTGTCGAGCACGCTGACCATCCTGCTGATCGCCTTCATCGTGATGTACATCCCGCCGGGATCGATCGCGGCCGCCTCGGCGCTCACCCAGGTCGGAACCGACCTGCGCGAAGCCTCCTATATCGCCGGGGCCGGCGAGGGGCGGACGATCCGCCGGATCGTCTTCCCGATCGCGCTGTCGGGCTTCGCGGCGGGCTGGACGCTGGTCTTCGTCCATATGATGGGCGACCTCTCGGCCTCGGCCCTGCTCGCGGGCGTCGGCACGCCGGTCATCGGCTTCGCCATCCTGACGATCTGGGAAACCGGCAGCTTCGGCCTGCTCGCTGCCTTCTCGACCATCATGTGCCTGCTCAACGCCATCGTCGTCGGCGCGATGATGCTGTTCGTGCGCTCGCGCTCCTGGCGGTGA
- a CDS encoding TRAP transporter substrate-binding protein, producing MTARRSFLAYTAAFAFSAAAATSALAQSVTLRSADIHPTDYPTVEAVRYLGKLLEERTQGRVKINVFHSAQLGQEKDTIDQTRFGVIDINRINMAPFNNLIPATNIPSLPFIFRSVDHMRKAMDGPIGDNLLKEFEKHDLIGLALYDSGSRSFYNSKRPINTPADMKGLKIRVQQSDMFVALVSALGANATPMPFGEVYSALQTGVIDGAENNWPSYESTRHFEVSKFYSVTEHSLSPEALVMSKKSFDKFNAADQAIIKAAAKESVAKMRELWDAREKASEAKVKAGGAQINQVDKKPFIDAMKPVYDKFVTDPKLKEMVAAIQAVN from the coding sequence ATGACCGCACGCCGCAGTTTCCTCGCTTATACCGCAGCTTTCGCCTTCTCGGCCGCTGCCGCGACTTCAGCCCTGGCCCAGAGCGTGACGCTGCGCTCGGCCGACATCCACCCGACCGACTACCCGACCGTCGAGGCCGTCCGCTATCTCGGCAAGCTGCTCGAGGAGCGCACGCAGGGCCGCGTCAAGATCAACGTCTTTCACTCGGCCCAGCTCGGCCAGGAGAAGGACACGATCGACCAGACCCGCTTCGGCGTCATCGACATCAATCGCATCAACATGGCGCCGTTCAACAACCTGATCCCGGCGACCAACATTCCGTCCCTGCCCTTCATCTTCCGCTCGGTCGACCATATGCGGAAGGCGATGGACGGGCCGATCGGCGACAACCTGCTCAAGGAATTCGAGAAGCACGACCTGATCGGGCTGGCGCTCTACGATTCCGGCTCGCGCTCGTTCTACAACTCCAAGCGCCCGATCAACACGCCCGCCGACATGAAGGGCCTGAAGATCCGCGTCCAGCAGTCCGACATGTTCGTCGCGCTGGTCTCGGCGCTCGGCGCCAATGCCACGCCGATGCCCTTCGGCGAGGTCTATTCCGCGCTCCAGACCGGCGTCATCGACGGTGCCGAGAACAACTGGCCGTCCTATGAATCGACCCGGCATTTCGAGGTCTCCAAGTTTTACTCGGTGACCGAGCACTCGCTCTCGCCGGAAGCGCTGGTGATGTCGAAGAAGAGCTTCGACAAGTTCAACGCCGCCGACCAGGCGATCATCAAGGCGGCTGCGAAGGAGTCGGTCGCCAAGATGCGCGAGCTCTGGGATGCGCGCGAGAAGGCGTCCGAGGCCAAGGTCAAGGCCGGCGGCGCCCAGATCAACCAGGTCGACAAGAAGCCCTTCATCGACGCGATGAAGCCGGTCTACGACAAGTTCGTCACCGACCCGAAGCTGAAGGAGATGGTCGCCGCGATCCAGGCGGTGAACTGA
- a CDS encoding ABC transporter ATP-binding protein, which yields MTDRIQITNVTKRYRRAGGATITPVDNISLAVAQNELVVLLGPSGCGKTTLLRCVAGLETPDEGEIVIDGRVVFSSAKGIFVPPDQRRLSMIFQSYALWPHMTVAQNVGYPLEGRKLPPAEISRRVSEALELVGVGGLEQQFPGRISGGQQQRVALARALVSNSSVVLFDEPLSNVDAQVRNQLRFELKRMQRQIGFSGLYVTHDQAEAMELGHRVAVLQSGRIAALDTPRRVYEEPANHYVANFVGVSNFLDGQVRSVADGRTVVETRFGLFETGALEQSFAPGSAVELVLRPEKITLDAVAPSGETRNTVPVRVEAQLFSGAYTEYVVSAGDQVFRVWSHDDTLRGFAEGDAAWLSIKPAALRLIRHPETAGAKS from the coding sequence ATGACCGACCGCATCCAGATCACCAACGTCACCAAGCGCTATCGGCGGGCGGGCGGCGCAACGATCACGCCCGTCGACAATATCAGCCTCGCCGTTGCGCAGAACGAACTCGTCGTGCTGCTCGGCCCCAGCGGCTGCGGCAAGACCACGCTGCTGCGCTGCGTTGCCGGGCTGGAGACGCCGGACGAGGGCGAGATCGTCATCGACGGGCGGGTCGTGTTCTCCTCCGCCAAGGGCATCTTTGTGCCGCCCGACCAGCGCCGGCTCAGCATGATCTTCCAGTCCTATGCGCTGTGGCCGCATATGACGGTGGCGCAGAATGTCGGCTACCCGCTGGAGGGCCGGAAGCTCCCGCCGGCAGAAATCTCGCGGCGCGTCAGCGAGGCGCTGGAGCTTGTCGGCGTAGGCGGGCTCGAGCAGCAGTTTCCGGGCCGGATCAGCGGCGGGCAGCAGCAGCGCGTGGCGCTGGCGCGCGCGCTCGTCTCCAATTCCTCGGTCGTGCTGTTCGACGAGCCGCTCTCCAATGTCGATGCGCAGGTCCGCAACCAGCTCCGCTTCGAACTGAAGCGGATGCAGCGGCAGATCGGCTTCTCCGGCCTCTATGTGACACATGACCAGGCCGAGGCGATGGAGCTCGGCCATCGCGTCGCCGTGCTCCAGTCCGGCCGGATCGCGGCGCTCGACACGCCGCGGCGCGTCTATGAGGAGCCGGCCAATCACTACGTCGCGAATTTCGTCGGCGTCAGCAATTTCCTCGACGGTCAAGTCCGCTCCGTCGCCGATGGAAGGACGGTGGTCGAGACCCGTTTCGGCCTGTTCGAGACAGGCGCGCTGGAGCAGTCCTTCGCGCCGGGCTCGGCGGTCGAGCTCGTGCTGCGGCCGGAGAAGATCACTCTCGATGCCGTGGCTCCGTCAGGGGAGACGCGGAACACGGTTCCGGTGCGGGTCGAGGCGCAGCTCTTCTCGGGCGCCTATACCGAATATGTCGTCAGCGCCGGGGACCAGGTCTTCCGCGTCTGGTCGCATGACGACACGCTGCGCGGTTTCGCCGAGGGCGATGCCGCCTGGCTGTCGATCAAGCCGGCCGCCCTGCGCCTGATCCGGCATCCCGAGACGGCGGGAGCCAAGTCGTGA
- the kduI gene encoding 5-dehydro-4-deoxy-D-glucuronate isomerase, producing MTIEIRQVSHPEAVKCFDTAELRRHFLIETLFAAGEVKLTYSHLDRVIVGGAMPTASAIALPTPKAVGTDAFLKRRELGIVNVGGPGKVSVGGQGYALAKRDALYVGKEAGEVFFASDDAGNPAKFYLLSTPAHAVHPTKIIREADAKTLALGEQATANKRVIRQYIIPGICETSQLVMGVTTLDEGSVWNTMPAHVHDRRCEIYLYFDVPADARVFHLMGEPQETRHLVVANEQAILSPGWSIHSGVGTKAYSFIWGMGGDNVDYTDMDMVATGDLR from the coding sequence ATGACCATCGAGATTCGCCAGGTTTCGCACCCCGAGGCCGTCAAGTGCTTCGACACGGCGGAGCTCAGGCGCCACTTCCTGATCGAGACGCTGTTCGCCGCCGGCGAGGTCAAGCTGACCTACAGCCATCTCGACCGCGTCATCGTCGGCGGCGCCATGCCGACGGCAAGCGCGATCGCGCTGCCGACGCCGAAAGCGGTCGGCACCGATGCCTTCCTGAAGCGCCGCGAACTCGGCATCGTCAATGTCGGTGGCCCCGGCAAGGTCTCGGTCGGCGGCCAAGGCTATGCTCTGGCCAAGCGCGATGCGCTCTATGTCGGCAAGGAAGCCGGCGAGGTCTTCTTCGCCAGCGACGATGCGGGCAATCCAGCCAAGTTCTACCTGCTCTCGACCCCGGCCCATGCGGTGCATCCGACCAAGATCATCCGGGAGGCTGATGCCAAAACGCTGGCGCTCGGCGAGCAGGCGACCGCCAACAAGCGCGTCATCCGCCAGTACATCATCCCCGGAATCTGCGAGACCAGCCAGCTCGTGATGGGCGTGACCACGCTGGACGAGGGCAGCGTCTGGAACACCATGCCGGCGCATGTCCATGACCGACGCTGCGAGATCTATCTCTATTTCGACGTGCCTGCAGACGCCCGCGTCTTTCATTTGATGGGCGAGCCGCAGGAGACCCGCCATCTCGTCGTCGCCAACGAGCAGGCAATCCTCTCGCCCGGCTGGTCGATCCATTCCGGTGTCGGGACGAAGGCCTATTCCTTCATCTGGGGCATGGGTGGCGACAATGTCGACTACACCGACATGGACATGGTCGCGACCGGAGACCTGCGTTGA